From the genome of Papaver somniferum cultivar HN1 chromosome 2, ASM357369v1, whole genome shotgun sequence, one region includes:
- the LOC113346663 gene encoding uncharacterized protein LOC113346663, translating to MVESSSSPPNDIVRVTMKKVLDPEDPNKHKEIFFRNDGSEDSDLDSDDEDLVYVPNKSKWFSLCWAEWGLEHDGIVSKVRAAENWFEIFTTGYCGGGGQFCCGAIIRDYWHRPIVASSRVISDGKCVSQFFLELEGVALGVRLAKKYEMVLPFNLYCPSEKVSLFFQEVKGHRRLCYCSGKRQIAKIPCNTCLKPSMIPKGYKDHDMAFSIINDILSDISELESVGLSWFNVVYSGDYYDGRERNEAVYLLAKLGKDEELKLKEIGASNDAGRVEDSQQQVETNLHAPCSLWKREFIIDVRSGLGAFVMLEIQQY from the exons ATggttgaatcatcatcatcaccaccaaat GATATTGTACGTGTAACTATGAAGAAAGTGCTAGATCCTGAGGACCCAAATAAACATAAAGAGATCTTCTTCCGGAATGA TGGTTCTGAAGATAGTGACCTGGATAGTGATGATGAGGATCTAGTTTATGTTCCAAACAAATCTAAGTGGTTCAGCTTGTGTTGGGCAGAATGGGGATTGGAACATGATGGTATCGTTTCCAAAGTGAGAGCTGCAGAAAATTGGTTTGAAATTTTTACTACCGGTTATTGTGGTGGGGGTGGACAATTTTGCTGTGGCGCTATTATAAGAGATTATTGGCATAGACCAATAGTTGCAAGCTCTAGGGTTATTTCTGATGGTAAGTGCGTCTCACAATTTTTTCTAGAGTTGGAAGGGGTTGCTTTAGGGGTAAGACTTGCGAAAAAGTATGAGATGGTTTTGCCTTTCAATCTCTACTGCCCTTCTGAAAAGGTTTCTCTGTTTTTTCAAGAAGTTAAGGGTCACAGAAGATTGTGCTACTGTAGTGGCAAACGGCAAATTGCCAAAATACCCTGCAATACTTGTCTGAAACCATCAATGATTCCTAAAGGCTATAAAGACCATGACATGGCTTTTAGTATTATCAACGATATTCTCTCGGATATCTCCGAGCTTGAGAGTGTTGGTCTTTCCTGGTTTAATGTGGTTTATAGTGGAGATTATTATGACGGACGTGAAAGAAATGAAGCTGTGTATCTTCTCGCTAAGCTTGGAAAAGATGAGGAGTTGAAACTGAAGGAGATTGGTGCGTCGAACGAT GCTGGAAGGGTAGAAGATAGCCAGCAGCAAGTTGAAACCAATCTTCATGCTCCCTGCAGTTTATGGAAGCGAGAATTCATTATCGACGTGAGATCTGGATTAGGGGCTTTTGTGATGTTAGAAATTCAACAGTATTAG
- the LOC113352919 gene encoding mitogen-activated protein kinase kinase kinase 17-like: MEWDRGEVIGKGSFSSVYLATPRKNYCDFPPLMAVKSSLASQSSLLQKEKEILTEFEDCPQILNCYGDGFTVENNGERLYNLFLEFASGGNLAQLLKNSGGSILESHVRFYSKSILQGLLSIHQKGFVHCDIKLQNILLCCSANGFSELKIADFGLAKKSCMNSEEEEEIPGLRGTPLYMSPESVSRNEIESASDIWALGCIISEMITGKPAWGFNENSDISALLYRIGFKDELPEIPHGISEDGKDFLRRCFVRDPLKRWTAEMLLNHPFIAGADTVSLPIPTQKDSPTSAFGFPEWNCGNSSIFNSIESSSDYPFDHQSIWSLSPSERIAQIATGNGSNWCYSDSWINVRRTE, encoded by the coding sequence ATGGAGTGGGATAGAGGAGAAGTTATTGGTAAAGGAAGTTTTAGTTCGGTGTATTTAGCAActccaagaaaaaactactgtGATTTTCCACCATTAATGGCTGTCAAGTCTTCATTAGCTTCTCAATCATCTTTGctccagaaagagaaagaaattcttACCGAATTCGAGGATTGTCCTCAAATTCTTAATTGTTATGGAGATGGGTTTACTGTTGAGAACAATGGTGAGAGATTATACAATCTGTTTCTAGAATTTGCTTCGGGAGGTAATTTAGCTCAACTACTCAAAAATTCAGGTGGTTCAATATTAGAATCTCATGTTCGATTTTACTCGAAATCAATTCTGCAAGGGCTTTTGAGCATCCATCAGAAAGGGTTTGTTCATTGTGATATCAAATTACAAAACATCTTACTCTGCTGTTCTGCTAATGGGTTTTCCGAATTAAAAATTGCTGATTTCGGGTTAGCGAAAAAATCATGCATGAAttcagaagaggaagaagaaatccCTGGTTTGAGAGGAACCCCACTTTATATGTCACCAGAATCAGTTTCAAGGAACGAAATTGAATCAGCATCAGATATATGGGCACTTGGATGTATAATTTCAGAGATGATTACTGGAAAACCAGCTTGGGGGTTTAATGAAAATTCAGACATTAGTGCTTTATTATACAGAATTGGTTTCAAAGATGAATTGCCAGAGATACCACATGGAATTTCTGAAGATGGAAAGGATTTCTTAAGAAGATGCTTTGTCAGAGACCCATTAAAGAGATGGACGGCGGAGATGCTTTTAAATCATCCATTTATTGCCGGTGCAGACACTGTTTCATTACCTATTCCAACTCAAAAAGATTCACCAACGAGCGCATTTGGTTTCCCAGAATGGAATTGCGGAAATTCATCAattttcaactcaattgaatcaTCTTCGGATTATCCGTTCGATCATCAATCGATCTGGTCACTCTCGCCGTCAGAACGTATTGCGCAAATTGCCACCGGGAATGGGTCAAATTGGTGTTATTCAGATTCTTGGATCAATGTTAGAAGAACAGAGTAG